The nucleotide window CCAGATGCATCGATGAGCGCTCCTGATCTCCGGATCAGGAGCGCTTTCTTTTTGGTCGGTATAGGTGTGAGGTTGGATCAGTCGGGTGTCGCTCACCCATGAGTGCCGAGGTGGCTCCCCGCATACTCCGCTTGTTGACGTCTCTGGCGTTTATCCAGCTGCCTTGGCCCGAGTTGCCCAGCTTGTGGAGTGCATGTTTACTCGTAAAACTGAATAAGCTTGCACAGCTGACCACCGTTCCGGCCGAACTGCGTATACTGGCACCTTATGACGAAGGCTGCCGCCAGAGCGAAGAAGTCCTCCCGCCCCGCGCCCCGGCAAGATGGCACGGGCATGAATAAAGCCGCCGCTCTTACGCCGGATACGCTGCCCGCGCCGGTGATGGCAGGCCGTGACTTCCTGAGCAACCTCGACATGAGCCCCGCTGAGCTGCGCGCGGTGCTCGACACCGCGCACAGCATGAAACGCGGCGAGTGGCGCGGCGTGAAGCCCCTGGCCGGCCTGTCGATCGCGCTGGTCTTCGAGAAGGCGTCGCTGCGCACGCGCACCACCTTCGACGTCGGCATGTACCAGCTGGGCGGGCACGCCATCACGCTGTCGAACACCGAGATCGGCCTGGGCACCCGCGAGCGCGTGTCGGACGTGGCGCGCAATCTGGAGCGCTGGGTGGACGCCGTGATGGGCCGCGTGTACCTCCAGCAGACCCTGAACGAACTCGCGCAGCATGCCACCATCCCGGTGATCAACGGCCTGTCGGACATGCTGCACCCCGCGCAGCTCCTCGCCGACTACCAGACCATCGAGGACGAGTTCGGCACGGACCTGCGCGGGCGCCGCGTGGTGTACATCGGGGACGGCAACAACCTCGCCAACAGCCACATCCACATGGCGATCCTGACCGGCGCGCAGGTCACCATCGTCACGCCCGTCGGGTACGAGCCCAACGCGGGCGTGCTGATGGACGCCGTGAAGCACGGCACCGACATCACCCTCACGCACGACCTGTCTGCCATCGCGGGCGCGGACGTGCTGTACACCGACGTGTGGATCAGCATGGGCCAGGAAGCCGAGGCCGACATCCGTCGCCGGGCCTTCCGCGGGTATCAGGTCACGCCAGAGATGCTGGACACCCTGGCACCGCACGGCATCTTCCTGCACTGCCTGCCCGCGCACTACGGCGAGGAGACGGTGCCCGAGGCGACCGAGCATCCCAAGAGCCGCGTGTTCGACCAGG belongs to Deinococcus metalli and includes:
- the argF gene encoding ornithine carbamoyltransferase gives rise to the protein MTKAAARAKKSSRPAPRQDGTGMNKAAALTPDTLPAPVMAGRDFLSNLDMSPAELRAVLDTAHSMKRGEWRGVKPLAGLSIALVFEKASLRTRTTFDVGMYQLGGHAITLSNTEIGLGTRERVSDVARNLERWVDAVMGRVYLQQTLNELAQHATIPVINGLSDMLHPAQLLADYQTIEDEFGTDLRGRRVVYIGDGNNLANSHIHMAILTGAQVTIVTPVGYEPNAGVLMDAVKHGTDITLTHDLSAIAGADVLYTDVWISMGQEAEADIRRRAFRGYQVTPEMLDTLAPHGIFLHCLPAHYGEETVPEATEHPKSRVFDQAENRLHAQKALMYHVMGAMTPRW